A portion of the Salvelinus fontinalis isolate EN_2023a chromosome 32, ASM2944872v1, whole genome shotgun sequence genome contains these proteins:
- the LOC129830832 gene encoding tissue factor pathway inhibitor 2-like: MEFSLLIFLILSCSLCYVFALSPKQEVCLLQVDEGPCRGDIQRYYYNTITQHCEVFSYGGCQGNGNNFMSFMECKKACFRIPKIPQICRFQKEEGPCRAMHWRYFFNMTTMQCEQFVYGGCQGNENRFQNQMSCMEYCRPHKTTPVLCLDPLDKGGCAASILRYYYNSASRMCERFIYSGCGGGSNNFISRQSCMDVCAKAGKPWKPRRTGMKRTTTKKRIRIKSNNGIKWSTI; encoded by the exons ATGGAGTTCAGTTTATTGATTTTCCTGATCCTTTCATGCTCCCTTTGTTACGTTTTTGCGTTGTCACCGAAACAAG AGGTGTGTCTTCTTCAAGTAGACGAGGGGCCTTGCAGAGGAGATATCCAGCGTTACTACTACAATACTATCACTCAACACTGTGAGGTGTTCAGCTATGGAGGCTGCCAAGGGAATGGCAACAACTTCATGAGTTTTATGGAATGTAAGAAAGCATGTTTTAGGATACCAA AGATCCCCCAGATCTGCAGGTTCCAGAAGGAGGAGGGTCCCTGCCGTGCCATGCACTGGCGCTACTTCTTCAACATGACCACCATGCAGTGTGAGCAGTTTGTCTATGGCGGCTGTCAGGGCAACGAGAACCGCTTCCAGAACCAGATGTCTTGCATGGAGTACTGTAGaccacacaaaa CTACTCCTGTGCTCTGCCTGGATCCCCTGGATAAAGGAGGCTGTGCTGCGTCTATTCTGCGGTATTACTACAACTCAGCTTCCAGGATGTGTGAGCGGTTCATCTATTCAGGCTGTGGAGGAGGCAGCAACAACTTTATATCCAGGCAAAGCTGCATGGACGTCTGTGCTAAAG CTgggaaaccatggaaacccagAAGAACAGGCATGAAGAGAACAACCACCAAAAAACGCATTAGAATAAAGTCTAATAACGGTATTAAATGGTCAACAATTTGA